One Ranitomeya variabilis isolate aRanVar5 chromosome 4, aRanVar5.hap1, whole genome shotgun sequence genomic window, atcgtacgtcgtagaagatcgtttgaaactttctttcgtcgtctagtgtcccgctgtggcggcatgattgcatcgtgtgacacaggttgtatacgatgtgcgcacagtaaccaatggcttctacatcgcaaatacgtcatgaaattatcactccagcgccgtgtattgcaaagtgtgaccgcagtctacgacgctggagcgataatcatacgacgctgcaacgtcacgaatcgtgccgtcgtagcgatgaaaatggcactgtgtgacggtaccctaagaattgTAGCTATACTATGGCTGTATTTGTGCTCCCTTTCCTTTTCGGTTTTCCCTCCCTATTCTTTCCCGTAATGGTACTTATCAGTTGAGAGTCAATGTTGTCTCAGCTGTGGTCCTCCACGACCAAGTTTTGGAAGATTCTGTTATTCGCGGAGGAAGAAGCATCTTTACCCTGATTGGTGAACTAGTGCTAGTGGCGGGAATATTTCTGCATAAAAGGCCCAGTTTTGCCAAAGTCCGGGGTGGTCCGTGCACAGCAAGTCACCAGTATCCTGCCGGCCCACCTTTTTTGTTGTGATGCCCATTATTTAGCTAAGGCTGGAAGGACTTGGTCCATTTTTGATCGTTACAGTTGATTATTTATTTGATTACTGACTGATGAATTTACTCTATGGTTTTTAATATTTATTGACttattaatttatgttttaagcaaCCTTTAATAAACATTGTGAGCCTTTTCTTTATCCAAACTAACCTTGTCTAGTCTTTTTTTCATtaatatgttaaagggaatctgtcaccaggtttttgttacttAATCTTatagcagcataatgtaaagacagagaccctgattccagtgatgtgtcacttactgagctgcttgctgtagttttgataaaaatcactgttttatcaacaggaaattatcactataggactagtaaatctgctgccaggtagtcctccgtaTTCATGAGCTCTATGTAGCCACACccgaccactgattggcagctttctgcctatccacagtgtacacagaaattaaATTAATTGATTGTATTTTTGTTGGGTCTTGTGCCTTGGTGCTTGGGTGGGTGCAACCTAAATAAAGACCCGAGTGCCGGCCAAAAATGCGCAGTTAGAATATTGTCAACAAAAGAGAAACCAAGGATCGGACATCAAAATAAATATTAGGATATCTTTATAGTGAACGCCATCGAGAAAAAAGCAGAACAAATCCACAGACTACAAAAATCTATAAACACATCAACGTGCGCAAAATGACCGATCCAAGTCCCAAGTCATGGACAGAAAGGACAACCAACCCCATACTGACAATAAGAGCAGGAGGGCCCAGGAAAAATGCTCAATAAGTGCAAAAGACTCTAATATCAATGCAATAAAGGACGGAAAGAGAATTAGTAAAGCATTGCAGAAAATGGTCGGCAATACAGCGCCCtcaaaaagtattcacaccccatgAACTTTAACACATTTATTCACGTTACACCAACAAACTGAAATGTTTTTTATTGGGAATTGATGTGAAACCAACACAAGGTAACAAGTGTTTGTGAagagtaaaggaaatgatacacgggttcctaaataataaaaaaatataatctcTAGTAACCACGATATATGAGAAATAATATTATAACATGAAAGATAAaaggaataattattttttaaatatacattAGTAATGGGAAGAGCTAGGATTTTATAGTATGTTGTGTTTTTTATGTATTCTTGGCATATAATTACATCTCTGTGCATGTGGATAAAAAGAATGTATtctgaaatttaaaaaaacagcactgtaAGCCGCCATGAAGTTCTGTGCCGTTCCTCTGGaccctaaactgtcacccatgatgcccacatctcagtgtatagggcagagcagggccaggagccactgcctggcaggagccacctgagggttccgttacctctgacctctggtcacctgcacacgaccaactgccgtttactttcaactgtcggctgaagtgattggaccgaggtctacaggcgggaagagatTACTGAGAATGGCGACTACTGGACGAGGAGAAAAGAGCAAGAAGAGGAGCGAGGAGAATaggaagagagaggagaagaggaagAGAGAAGAGGAGAGTGATACCACTGATGGATTCAGgaagaagagaagagaggagaagagagaggagaagaggaagagagaagagaagaagagAGAGAAGAGGAAGAGAGAAGAGGTGAGTATTACCACTGCTGGTTTCAGGAAGAAGAGGAGAGAGGCCGAAGACAATGGATTGGAGGATGGAGAACCAACACCTGGATGCAGCAGAGACACCGAAACATCCAGCCCCTACGCCAGGCTTGACATGACCAACTTTGCCTTCCATAAAGTCTTGGGTAGAGGAAGCTTTGGGAAAGTaagtttcatattttttttttaacaatctatATTTGTCATTGTATCTCCAtctgttattttctgtagatagataTTCATTGACATCTTCTTCTATGGAATGGCTGACAAAACACACAGACGCTCCCCTGACCCCATGATTATTTCACAAATTGGATCATCTCATCACCATAGTTAGGTTTAGTGCTGCTGTAAACGGGTATTCTGATTCATTGAAGAGCTGATCTCTGGGATTACATCTGTGGGGAGTTGGGGTGACAGTTTGTTTCCATGTACTGGTCCATATATGATGCTATCAGGATACAATATATGCTTTGACCTTTATGTTTTTAAATCAGCTGCACATTCATAGAAGACCAATACTGAACCCCAACCAGCTCCAAATACCATCCAGTGTTTGTCCTATTTATTGCCATATGGTGAtaatggaatacccctttaaggcctcTCCATAGAGCATACGTGGAGGAGACAGTGCATCACGCCAATAGCTTTGCATTGCTCTGCTATAAAGTCCAGGACACCAGCAGACTCACAAACCACTCAGGCCACCCGTTTCTTGTGCAATAGATGAACCAGCTGTTTTCCACCTCCCATACACATTTTCCAACCATAGCTTATTCCTTTCTTCAGGTGGTCCTGACATCAGTCCCCAGCCGAAACATCTATATGGCTGTGAAGATGATCAAGAAAAGGGAGGATAATGAGAACATCATTATGAGAGAGCGGCGGATACTCCTGGCGGCCCGAGACTGCCCATTCCTATGTCACCTGTATGCCGCACACCAGTCTCGGAAGCGTGCGTATTTCATCATGGAATATCTGTCCGGAGGCAGCCTCAAGGCTTTGATTGAGATGTATGGCTCTCTGAACATCGACAATGTAAGGTGAGAAAGAGGAAGAAATACCAAAAAGTGAGAGGAGGGGTGGAAATAAAAGCTGAGGTTGGGATGGAGCTGGGAAAGGACTGGCAGGGAATCTGGCCCAGGCAGGAAGGAGGTTCCAGCAATGACATTGATTCTACACTAtgttctctccatcagattctacacagcagagatcgtatgtggcctccagttcctccacggacacaacatagtccaccggtaagcagaactttcctccttctctctgtcccctttacgTGCTAGTAATATTGCCCCCAACTTTCCTGGGCTCCTGTCTCCCTATTCCACCTGATCTTGCAATGACCCATTTTCCATCTCCTGTATCACTCGGCAGATTTCTTACTCTgatgttttttttaattgcagaGATATTAAGCcggataacatcatgttggatgccgatggccacatccgtatcatcgaccttgggcttgcccaagatggcgtcACCTCCTCCaataacatctctggagagacgggCACTTTCCATTTCATGGCCCCAGAGGTGCTTCGCAAAAGAGGATATGGTACAGCAGTGGATTGGTGGAGCCTGGGGATTGTGGTGTCCCAGATGGCAACAGGACACTCCCCATTTTACACCGGCTCCGTCAGCAAAATGGCTTACAGAGCTATTACCAAAGGAGAGCCTGAAATTCCATCTTGGCTTGATGCTGACATGCAAGATCTTATCAAGAAGCTGCTGTGCAAAAAGCCTCAGAAGCGATTGGGTGTGTGCGGGAACATCCgagagcatccattctttaccaccatcggctgggaggatctggaggaaaggagagccAAGCCGCCATTCATaccattcaggccagttctggagaaACATCTTATGCAGTGGCCAGAGGAAAAGAAAGCCCTTAACCCCATGGCCGGCTTCAATTATGTGTCACCCAGCTGGGCCCGGTAAGATCATCCTTCTCGGAGAATAAATCCCATCAAATGTCCTTCTCAGCTTGTGGCCATTATCACCGTCCTTGTCTTCTCCCAGTGTTTCTGCCAATCACCGTGTCTCTGTTATTCTTAGGTTGATGAGAAGATCTGGGCTGTGAAACCTTCCAAGACCATCAGGTGAGTGGCCGCTGTACACACAGGACACCGATTATACCCATACATCATATCTGATGTTTCATAGGGGAATGGTTCATTATGATGACCATTCCTCTATGATAACAgaagtgtaaggaggttgctttccctgctccttacatggacccacttagtcagacagatgggttgttggggggaagactttctgccctgggcacaagggaccatgtgactgctggagaCAGAgaagaagagagaggggtgtggtcagaaaagagcgggagagcagagtgcGCGAGACAGAagggacagcgcgccagagagagagcaggctacagcgccgcgctccccaaaaAAGAGTGCtctccgtgagggcactgaggctgagataccagccgtagtgaaggctggatgtgaaagtgtggacttggaagcctctgtAATCAGAGAAGAGGTATCCCctcacagtgacctgagcgcgcagccccggtgaccgcagtgacaagccagggcccctgagtgtgacaagtaaactgctcagtgtgtgtgtagcattgctactgtagaaagactgccaggctaatatacagagactgtgcagcagagtggctgtgttgcttcctgcttccagcttcactgggagaaaagactgcaaagacttaaccccggagtctccagttcccaggagacagaggagagacttcaggatctcaagcactgctggtgactgtacccacttggaataaggaccctacagtcaggacctccctggactgataagttacaagaacactcattaaccatttactgtttgctttatctctattaaccccctgtttactccttgcgaggagaatcttactcctgataataaattcccctcaacagttggtctgtctgctccgtggtgacatactcaaccctgcactctattacagaaGATCCAGTAGATAGAAGTTGTTGAAAAGTCTTTCTTTTATGTCTTGCAGAATGAGCCTGTACCAACTGCCAAGAACTTTGTGTCTCCAGACCCGTACCTGAGATCTCTGCTGCTGTTTGTCACCTCGGCCGCCCTAGAACATCATGTCTATCCATAACATCTTCATGTAGGACCACTGCCATTGTGTCGCTGCACCAGCCCAATCCTGGGCTGCTTCTTCACATCACTCCAACCCGAAGATCTTCTGTGCCATCGGGAGTGGCCTGTGCTTAGTgtccatctggtgagttcaggaatAATAGTCTAATATGggccattatccctgaactcacctCAGCACAGGCTAGGTAAATATTTCACCCATAACTCATCACATCCACATCACCCACACTACATGATAGATATAGGTCCACACTACACGATAGGTATAGGCCCACACTACATGATAGGTATAGGCCCCCACACATAGACATATAGCATGTAGTTAGAGATTTCGGCTTTTGATCCTGGgatttaatctgatcgccatatttggggtcaggaaggaatttttccccctaatatgaggacaattggctCATTCCTcatgggggttttcgccttcctctggatctacacggccttaaataggtttagtaCAATATATTAATAAGTAGATTCCCACATAAGTAgtccaaaaaagttaaaaaaaataaataaatcagaaatAGTTTATTTTACACAAAACAAAAACATTCTAAATAACAAttaagtaaaatattttttaaaaagtctcACTTCCACACTTTACAGATTAGGCTCGAGCCTTTGATCCTGGgatttaatctgatcgccatatttggggtcaggaaggaatttttcctccGTCACGAGAATAATTGGCCCATTTCTCAcgtggggttttcgccttcctctggatcaacacggcccatagataggtTTAGAAATTAGAATATAGAAGTAGTTTcttatgtttattaaaaaaaaaatgaaaaaaaaatatatatagaatttctttttgggtttaaaaaaaaaatagttaacataaatataaaaacaaattAGTCCAAAAATAGAAAATTTCTAAATAAAAAACTACACTTGAGGCATGACATATTAGCTatgagcccttgatcctgggatttattctgaccgccatgttttatttggggtcaggaaggaattttcccccctgatatgaggataattggccgattcctcacagggggttttcgccttcctctggatcaacacggcccatagataggtttagtaaaatagaataaataagtagTTTCTTATGtttgtaataaaaaatatataatttatgtaaaataataatataatatttttgATTTACAATAATTTATTTGACACAAATATAAACGTAAATTAGTCCAAAAAtagaaattacttttatatttttatataataaacatttatataataataataatataataataattttaaataatatatattttttaaattaaacgtacaTATACACATTAGCTATaagcccttgatcctgggatttattctgaccgccatattttatttggggtcaggaaggaattttcccccctgatatgaggataattggccgattcctcacagggggttttcgccttcctctggatcaacatggccCATAAATAGGATTATTC contains:
- the LOC143768605 gene encoding protein kinase C delta type-like; protein product: MATTGRGEKSKKRSEENRKREEKRKREEESDTTDGFRKKRREEKREEKRKREEKKREKRKREEVSITTAGFRKKRREAEDNGLEDGEPTPGCSRDTETSSPYARLDMTNFAFHKVLGRGSFGKVVLTSVPSRNIYMAVKMIKKREDNENIIMRERRILLAARDCPFLCHLYAAHQSRKRAYFIMEYLSGGSLKALIEMYGSLNIDNVRFYTAEIVCGLQFLHGHNIVHRDIKPDNIMLDADGHIRIIDLGLAQDGVTSSNNISGETGTFHFMAPEVLRKRGYGTAVDWWSLGIVVSQMATGHSPFYTGSVSKMAYRAITKGEPEIPSWLDADMQDLIKKLLCKKPQKRLGVCGNIREHPFFTTIGWEDLEERRAKPPFIPFRPVLEKHLMQWPEEKKALNPMAGFNYVSPSWARLMRRSGL